In Hamadaea flava, a genomic segment contains:
- a CDS encoding permease-like cell division protein FtsX, with translation MRAKYVLTEVFVGLWRNVTMTIAMIITMAVSLTMLGASLMLYLQVGEMKDWYYARVQVSVFLTTDITEQQRADLKTRLEQDPAVEKVFYEDQETAYNRFKQQFKDLPDLVKSVEPTSLPASFRVTLKDPEKSAQFAAAIEQAAGLNQGEADGTGATPSPSASASAGASAGTTAGTTENSTTAAGAADQPIAGIKQVVDQKKLLEKIFGIISSIQSMSLIVSIAMGVAALLLVANTIQVAAYSKRREVAVMKLVGASNWFIQAPFVLEAVFAAVLGSLLAFLALIAGKVFLMDGSLKSLQEIITPIQWGTVLLMLPVLAGIGALISAVTGWVTLRAYIKK, from the coding sequence ATGCGCGCGAAATACGTCCTGACCGAGGTCTTCGTCGGTCTGTGGCGCAACGTGACGATGACGATCGCCATGATCATCACGATGGCGGTGTCGCTGACGATGCTCGGCGCCAGCCTGATGCTCTACTTGCAGGTCGGCGAGATGAAGGACTGGTACTACGCCCGGGTCCAGGTCTCCGTCTTCCTCACCACTGACATCACCGAGCAGCAGCGGGCCGATCTGAAGACCCGGCTGGAGCAGGACCCGGCGGTCGAGAAGGTCTTCTACGAAGACCAGGAGACGGCGTACAACCGCTTCAAGCAGCAGTTCAAGGACCTGCCCGATCTGGTCAAGTCGGTGGAGCCGACGTCGCTGCCGGCGTCGTTCCGGGTCACTCTCAAGGACCCCGAGAAGTCGGCCCAGTTCGCGGCGGCCATCGAACAGGCCGCCGGACTCAACCAGGGCGAGGCCGACGGCACCGGGGCGACTCCGTCCCCGTCGGCCAGCGCATCGGCCGGTGCCTCCGCCGGCACGACCGCGGGCACGACCGAGAACTCGACCACCGCGGCCGGCGCGGCAGACCAGCCGATAGCCGGGATCAAACAGGTGGTCGACCAGAAAAAGCTGCTCGAGAAGATCTTCGGAATCATCAGTTCGATCCAGAGCATGTCGCTGATCGTCTCGATCGCCATGGGCGTCGCCGCGCTGTTGCTCGTCGCGAACACGATTCAGGTCGCGGCGTACAGCAAGCGGCGAGAAGTCGCCGTCATGAAACTCGTCGGCGCGTCGAACTGGTTCATCCAAGCGCCGTTCGTCCTGGAAGCGGTCTTCGCCGCCGTCCTCGGTTCGCTGCTGGCCTTCCTGGCGCTGATAGCCGGCAAGGTCTTCCTCATGGACGGCTCACTCAAGAGTCTCCAAGAGATCATCACTCCGATCCAATGGGGCACGGTGTTGCTGATGCTGCCGGTCCTGGCCGGCATCGGTGCCCTGATCAGCGCGGTCACCGGCTGGGTCACGCTCCGGGCGTACATCAAGAAGTAG
- the ftsE gene encoding cell division ATP-binding protein FtsE → MIRLEHVTKTYPKASRPSLDDVSVSIEKGEFVFFIGPSGSGKSSIIKMLLHEIAPNRGKVHVNNKDVTSIRGWSISKFRRSIGCVFQDFRLLPNRTAYENVAFALEVIGKSKAVARRVVPEVLELVGLGGKEHRYPHELSGGEQQRVAVARAFVNRPLILLADEPTGNLDPDTSIEIMRLLDRINRTGTTVVMVTHDSNIVNQMRRRVIEIEGGRIVRDQARGVYG, encoded by the coding sequence GTGATTCGGCTCGAGCATGTGACCAAGACCTATCCGAAGGCGTCCCGGCCCTCACTGGACGACGTGTCGGTCTCGATCGAGAAGGGCGAGTTCGTCTTCTTCATCGGTCCGTCCGGCTCAGGCAAGTCGTCCATCATCAAGATGTTGTTGCACGAGATCGCCCCGAATCGGGGCAAGGTCCACGTGAACAACAAGGACGTGACCTCCATCCGGGGCTGGAGCATCTCCAAGTTCCGTCGTTCCATCGGCTGTGTGTTCCAAGACTTCCGACTGCTGCCCAACCGCACGGCGTACGAGAACGTCGCGTTCGCCCTCGAGGTGATCGGCAAGTCGAAGGCCGTCGCCCGGCGCGTCGTGCCCGAGGTGCTGGAGCTGGTCGGCCTGGGCGGCAAGGAGCACCGGTACCCCCACGAGCTGTCCGGTGGTGAGCAGCAGCGCGTCGCCGTGGCGCGGGCGTTCGTCAACCGGCCGCTGATCCTGCTGGCCGACGAGCCCACCGGTAACCTGGACCCGGACACGTCGATCGAGATCATGCGGTTGCTCGATCGCATCAACCGGACTGGGACCACCGTGGTGATGGTGACCCACGACTCCAACATCGTGAACCAGATGCGCCGCCGAGTGATCGAGATCGAGGGCGGCCGGATCGTTCGTGACCAGGCAAGAGGCGTTTACGGCTGA
- a CDS encoding M23 family metallopeptidase, translating to MRRRKRFQRSVILLVAMAVALQIGVPSAYARPDDPRGDYNRIQAELKRTGAALEGATQRAADAVARYQAAVAALPAAEDRIAVAKGSVTAATVQSATAERKAAEAAQTHQAAEAGVQTKTQAVTAARERLSAFAVAAYTGSAVAEFNMLLEVRSPEEMIQRVGYLQRIAEHEQAAIGQARAARLAARAAANEAELARRAAADAEQLAHDRLVGARAAEQEAADAQTDLVKLVAERKSASDVADSERATVLRQYREQQEESDRISDRLRAWEAAQRNRGPVLRPGARLLTPVRNAWKSSDFGNRYDPYYHVWQLHAGVDLAADGGTPIYAAADGVVSYAGWAGGYGNYTCVRHGQARGKTMSTCYGHQSRILVSDGQRVRQGQLIGRVGTTGASTGNHLHFEVRLDGRPVNPLPYLPGCLC from the coding sequence ATGCGACGCCGCAAGCGGTTTCAGCGGTCGGTCATCCTGCTCGTGGCCATGGCAGTCGCGCTGCAGATCGGCGTGCCGTCCGCGTACGCGAGACCGGACGATCCGCGCGGGGACTACAACCGGATCCAGGCCGAACTCAAGCGGACCGGGGCAGCGCTGGAGGGGGCCACTCAACGGGCCGCCGACGCCGTGGCCCGCTATCAGGCGGCTGTGGCGGCGCTCCCGGCAGCCGAAGACCGGATCGCGGTTGCCAAGGGTTCGGTGACGGCCGCGACGGTCCAGTCGGCGACCGCCGAGCGGAAGGCGGCCGAGGCCGCGCAGACTCACCAGGCCGCCGAAGCGGGCGTGCAGACGAAGACGCAGGCGGTGACGGCCGCCCGGGAGCGGCTGAGCGCGTTCGCCGTGGCGGCGTATACCGGGAGCGCGGTGGCCGAGTTCAACATGCTCCTGGAGGTCCGGTCGCCCGAGGAGATGATTCAACGGGTCGGCTACCTCCAGCGGATCGCCGAGCACGAGCAGGCCGCGATCGGGCAGGCACGAGCGGCGCGCTTGGCCGCCCGCGCCGCCGCCAACGAAGCCGAGCTGGCCCGGCGGGCGGCCGCCGACGCCGAGCAGCTCGCCCATGATCGGCTCGTCGGGGCACGGGCGGCCGAGCAGGAGGCGGCCGACGCCCAGACCGATCTGGTCAAGCTGGTCGCCGAGCGGAAGTCCGCCAGCGACGTCGCCGACTCCGAGCGCGCCACCGTCCTGCGGCAGTACCGGGAGCAGCAGGAGGAGTCCGATCGGATCTCGGATCGGCTGCGCGCCTGGGAGGCCGCGCAGAGGAACCGGGGACCGGTGCTGCGGCCGGGCGCGCGGCTGCTCACCCCTGTCCGCAACGCCTGGAAGTCCAGCGACTTCGGCAATCGCTACGACCCGTACTACCACGTCTGGCAGCTGCACGCCGGGGTCGACCTGGCCGCCGACGGCGGTACGCCGATCTACGCGGCCGCCGACGGGGTGGTCTCCTACGCCGGATGGGCCGGTGGCTACGGCAACTACACCTGCGTACGCCATGGGCAGGCGCGGGGGAAGACGATGAGCACCTGTTACGGCCACCAGTCCCGCATCCTCGTGTCGGACGGGCAGCGCGTACGCCAGGGGCAGCTGATCGGCCGGGTCGGCACCACCGGCGCCTCCACCGGCAACCACCTTCACTTCGAGGTACGCCTCGACGGCCGCCCGGTGAACCCCCTGCCGTATTTGCCTGGGTGTCTTTGCTAG